In Acidimicrobiales bacterium, the sequence CTCGCCCTCCCAGCCGCCGCCACCATCCAAGCCGTGATCGCCGCAGAAGCCGAACGCCACGTGGTGTCCGAGGACCTCCAGGAGGCCAGCAGCCAACGGCGGGGCCACGGCGACCGGAGCGACGCCCCTCCCGAATCCGAGCCCGAGCCTGCCTGAAAACGGTCGAAGCGCCCCCGGAGGGGCGCTTCCACTCTCGTTCTTCGATCGCAGACCCGGGAGGCGCTTACACCTGCTGGATCTTGATCTCGATGTCGACGCCAGCCGGCAGGTCCAGGCGCTGCAGCGAGTCCACGGTCTTGGGCGAGGGATCCAGGATGTCGAGCAGGCGCTTATGAATGCGCATCTCAAAGTGCTCCCGGGAGTCCTTGTCCTTGAAAGGGCCACGGATGACCGTGTAGCGGTGTTTCTCGGTCGGCAGGGGGATCGGACCGCGAAGGTCGGCCTGGGTCCGTCGAACCGTCTCAACGATCTTCTTCGTCGACTGGTCGATGACCTCGTGGTCGTAGGCCTTCAGTCGGATCCGGATCTTCTGCCCTGCAGGCATCTACGTCGTCCTGCTACTTCAGGATCTTGGTGACGGCGCCAGCACCAACGGTGCGGCCACCTTCACGGATGGCGAAGCGAAGGCCCTCGTCCATGGCGATCGGAGCGATGAGCTCGACGGTCATGGTCGTGTTGTCGCCGGGCATGCACATCTCGGTACCGGCGGGCAGTTCGATCATGCCGGTCACGTCAGTGGTCCGGAAGTAGAACTGCGGGCGGTAGTTGGAGAAGAACGGCTTGTGACGGCCACCCTCCTCCTTGGTCAGCACGTACACCTCGGCCTCGAACTGGGTGTGGGGAGTGATCGAACCGGGCTTGGCCAGAACCTGACCGCGCTGGACCTCCTCCTTGTCGATGCCACGCAGGAGGGCGCCGATGTTGTCGCCGGCCTCACCCTGATCGAGCAACTTGCGGAACATCTCGACGCCGGTACAGGTCGTCGTCTGGGTGTCCTTGAGGCCGATGATCTCGATGCTGTCGCCCGTGTTGACGACGCCCTGTTCGACACGACCGGTCACCACGGTGCCTCGGCCGGTGATCGAGAACACGTCCTCGATCGGCATCAGGAAGGGCTTGTCGATGTCACGCTCGGGCTGGGGGATGTACTCGTCCACCTGGGCCATCAGGTCAACGATCTGGTCGGCGGCGTCGCTGTCGCCCTCGAGGGCCTTGAGCGCCGAAACCCGCACGATCGGGGTGTCGTCACCCGGGAAGTCGTACTCGCCAAGGAGCTCGCGCACCTCCATCTCGACCAGCTCGAGTAGCTCCTCGTCGTCGACCATGTCGCACTTGTTCAGCGCCACGATGATCTTGGGCACGCCGACCTGGCGGGCCAGGAGCACGTGCTCACGGGTCTGGGGCATCGGGCCGTCAGCGGCCGACACCACGAGGATCGCACCGTCGACCTGAGCGGCGCCTGTGATCATGTTCTTGATGTAATCCGCGTGACCCGGCATGTCGACGTGGGCGTAGTGCCGGTTCTCGGTCTCATACTCGACGTGGCTCACGTTGATCGTGATGCCGCGCTCCCGCTCCTCGGGTGCCTTGTCGATGTCCGCGAACTCGGTGAAATTGGTGGAGTTGGGATCACGATCCGACAGGACCTTGGTGATCGCCGCGGTCAGCGTGGTCTTGCCATGGTCAATGTGACCCATGGTGCCCACGTTTACGTGGGGCTTGTTTCGCTCGAATTGGGCCTTGGCCATTTCGCTTCTTCCTCGGTTCTCTTATTTCTCTGTGGACTGGACTTGCTGGTGGAGAGGGTTGGGCAGGTCACTCACCGTGGATTCGGCGGGTGATCTCCTCCTGTACGGACCCGGGCGTCTGCTGGTAGGAGTCAAACTGCATCGTGTACGTCGCACGCCCCTGAGTGCGTGACCGCAGGTCGGTAGCGTATCCGAACATCTCCGACAGCGGCACCA encodes:
- the rpsJ gene encoding 30S ribosomal protein S10, translating into MPAGQKIRIRLKAYDHEVIDQSTKKIVETVRRTQADLRGPIPLPTEKHRYTVIRGPFKDKDSREHFEMRIHKRLLDILDPSPKTVDSLQRLDLPAGVDIEIKIQQV
- the tuf gene encoding elongation factor Tu, whose translation is MAKAQFERNKPHVNVGTMGHIDHGKTTLTAAITKVLSDRDPNSTNFTEFADIDKAPEERERGITINVSHVEYETENRHYAHVDMPGHADYIKNMITGAAQVDGAILVVSAADGPMPQTREHVLLARQVGVPKIIVALNKCDMVDDEELLELVEMEVRELLGEYDFPGDDTPIVRVSALKALEGDSDAADQIVDLMAQVDEYIPQPERDIDKPFLMPIEDVFSITGRGTVVTGRVEQGVVNTGDSIEIIGLKDTQTTTCTGVEMFRKLLDQGEAGDNIGALLRGIDKEEVQRGQVLAKPGSITPHTQFEAEVYVLTKEEGGRHKPFFSNYRPQFYFRTTDVTGMIELPAGTEMCMPGDNTTMTVELIAPIAMDEGLRFAIREGGRTVGAGAVTKILK